From Myxococcales bacterium, the proteins below share one genomic window:
- a CDS encoding isoleucine--tRNA ligase: MTQPLFAKVPAELDFPREEREILALWRKIGVFEKSLERTRDGKPWVFYEGPPTANGLPHNGHVLTRVVKDLFPRYKSMRGYHVPRKAGWDTHGLPVEVEVEKELHMHGKAAIEAYGVEPFVKKCIASVFRYTKEWEELTERVGFWVDLDKAYVTFHKSYVESVWWALSNLFEKGLLYQGHKVVWWWAQGGTALSSGEVGQGYKSVDDPSVYVTFPIAPGQRAELEGAELLVWTTTPWTLPSNMYAAVSAESLYVVVELAGKKLVMAEALVEPLAKKLKVDAPAPLAKLLGKELAGTAYVPPFDLYANDAKGHAPVWKILTADFVTLDTGTGIVHVAPAFGEDDHMAHRKLLAEYKDLPLFCAVRPDGTFGPELSAYAGRWVKDCDKDILAELKGRGRLVHAETYRHDYPFCWRADTDPLIQFARPAWYIRTTSLIEKAKENNQAITWFPPHIKDGRFGDFLDNNVDWALSRERYWGTPLNVWVNDVTGKMEAPSSVAAIKAKNPNAFKMFEDAKRADPTLSDDLVVHKPWIDDVTWQNPGEEGTYRRVPEVIDCWFDSGCMPFAQWGFPHQGAEAFKKSFPADFISEAIDQTRGWFYSLLMISTLVFDAETRRSLGLPEETLPHPYKTCIVLGHVTDKEGKKESKSKGNYTPPEVIFDDVKMDFLVADGKAEEAPKPGTALVCREDLEGLDLQEGAKVSVSREGSATLTLELRVHKKLRRRAIVLSPSDATALGVVPAKEQAIKVIDVPTLPTNERVTVQDPSASAPGADAFRWFFYASNPPWNATRHSLSNVRATQKETLVRLRNVVSFFVLYANIDGFDPTIAAPLPKDRPELDRWISSLFHDTLAKVTACLDGYDVHGATGHVTELVDGLSNWYVRRSRERFWRSTWDDDKRAAYATLYEVLVGLAKMLAPFVPFMAESIYQNLVVGCRAPGAAESVHLVDWPTADTSLVDAALVRKMDAVRELVSLGLQVRTQAKAKVRQPLRTAHVVLSDDVLREGLAAAEGMIKDELNVLGLAFVAGADVDTFVTYRLKPNFRTLGQRGLGKEAQKLKKSLGDLPSGEAAKLLAEVRATGSSTFDGVTLSIEDLEVAFDTREGFSAAGGRLGVVALDTRLDDELRELGLVRELTNRVQNARKDAKLELADRIVLRVAGPEPVRAALAAHGARLSDDVLAVSLEVVSELPPEADPGEHRDASDVEGHAVIVALRKAP, translated from the coding sequence ATGACACAGCCGCTCTTCGCCAAGGTCCCCGCCGAGCTCGACTTCCCCCGGGAAGAGCGTGAGATTCTCGCGCTCTGGCGGAAGATCGGCGTGTTCGAGAAATCGCTCGAGCGCACGCGCGACGGCAAGCCTTGGGTCTTCTACGAGGGCCCGCCCACGGCGAACGGCCTGCCCCACAACGGCCACGTGCTCACGCGCGTCGTGAAGGATCTCTTCCCTCGGTACAAGTCGATGCGCGGCTACCACGTGCCGCGCAAGGCCGGCTGGGACACGCACGGGCTCCCCGTCGAGGTCGAGGTCGAAAAAGAGCTCCACATGCACGGCAAGGCCGCCATCGAGGCCTACGGCGTGGAGCCCTTCGTGAAGAAGTGCATCGCCTCCGTGTTCCGCTACACGAAGGAGTGGGAGGAGCTCACCGAGCGCGTCGGCTTCTGGGTCGACCTCGACAAGGCCTACGTCACCTTCCACAAGAGCTACGTGGAGAGCGTGTGGTGGGCGCTCTCGAACCTGTTCGAAAAGGGGCTCCTCTACCAGGGCCACAAGGTCGTGTGGTGGTGGGCTCAGGGCGGCACGGCGCTCTCCTCGGGAGAGGTGGGGCAGGGGTACAAATCCGTAGACGATCCGAGCGTTTACGTGACGTTTCCGATCGCCCCCGGCCAGCGCGCCGAGCTCGAGGGCGCCGAGCTCCTCGTGTGGACGACGACCCCGTGGACGCTCCCGTCGAACATGTACGCGGCCGTGAGCGCGGAGAGCCTGTACGTGGTCGTCGAGCTCGCGGGCAAGAAGCTCGTCATGGCCGAGGCGCTCGTCGAGCCGCTCGCGAAGAAGCTCAAGGTCGATGCGCCCGCGCCGCTCGCGAAGCTCCTCGGGAAAGAGCTCGCGGGGACCGCGTACGTGCCGCCGTTCGACCTCTACGCGAACGACGCGAAGGGGCATGCGCCCGTGTGGAAGATCCTCACGGCCGACTTCGTCACGCTCGACACCGGCACCGGCATCGTCCACGTCGCGCCCGCGTTCGGCGAGGACGACCACATGGCGCACCGGAAGCTCCTTGCAGAGTACAAGGACCTCCCGCTCTTCTGCGCCGTCCGCCCCGACGGCACTTTCGGTCCGGAGCTCTCGGCCTACGCCGGCCGTTGGGTCAAAGACTGCGACAAGGACATCCTCGCCGAGCTCAAGGGGCGCGGGCGGCTCGTCCACGCGGAGACCTACCGGCACGACTACCCGTTCTGCTGGCGCGCCGACACCGATCCGCTCATCCAGTTCGCGCGCCCCGCCTGGTACATCCGCACGACGAGCCTCATCGAGAAGGCGAAGGAGAACAACCAGGCCATCACCTGGTTCCCTCCCCACATCAAAGACGGACGCTTCGGCGACTTCCTCGACAACAACGTCGACTGGGCCCTCTCGCGCGAGCGCTACTGGGGCACGCCGCTCAACGTCTGGGTGAACGACGTGACGGGCAAGATGGAAGCGCCCTCGAGCGTCGCCGCCATCAAGGCCAAAAATCCGAACGCTTTCAAGATGTTCGAAGACGCGAAGCGCGCCGATCCGACGCTCTCGGACGACCTCGTCGTGCACAAGCCGTGGATCGACGACGTGACCTGGCAGAACCCGGGCGAAGAGGGCACCTACCGCCGCGTCCCCGAGGTCATCGACTGCTGGTTCGACTCGGGCTGCATGCCCTTCGCGCAGTGGGGCTTCCCGCACCAGGGCGCGGAGGCTTTCAAGAAGAGCTTCCCCGCGGACTTCATCTCGGAGGCGATCGATCAGACCCGCGGGTGGTTCTACTCGCTGCTCATGATCTCGACGCTCGTCTTCGACGCCGAGACCCGCAGGTCGCTCGGTCTCCCCGAAGAGACGCTGCCTCACCCCTACAAAACGTGCATCGTGCTCGGGCACGTGACCGACAAGGAGGGGAAGAAGGAGTCCAAATCGAAGGGGAACTACACCCCGCCCGAGGTCATCTTCGACGACGTGAAGATGGACTTCTTGGTGGCCGACGGGAAGGCCGAGGAGGCCCCGAAGCCGGGGACGGCGCTCGTCTGCCGCGAGGACCTCGAGGGCCTCGATCTCCAAGAGGGCGCCAAGGTCTCGGTGTCGCGCGAGGGGAGCGCCACGCTCACCTTGGAGCTCCGCGTGCACAAAAAGCTACGGCGGCGCGCCATCGTGCTCTCACCGAGCGACGCCACGGCGCTCGGGGTCGTGCCCGCGAAGGAGCAGGCCATCAAGGTCATCGACGTCCCGACCTTGCCCACGAACGAGCGTGTCACCGTGCAAGATCCGAGCGCCTCGGCCCCGGGTGCGGACGCCTTCCGGTGGTTCTTCTATGCGTCGAACCCGCCGTGGAACGCCACGCGCCACTCGCTCTCGAACGTCCGCGCGACCCAAAAGGAGACGCTCGTCCGCCTCCGCAACGTGGTCTCGTTCTTCGTGCTCTACGCGAACATCGACGGGTTCGATCCCACGATCGCGGCGCCCCTCCCGAAGGACCGGCCGGAGCTGGATCGCTGGATCTCGAGCCTCTTCCACGACACGCTCGCGAAGGTCACGGCGTGCCTCGACGGGTACGACGTCCACGGCGCCACGGGCCACGTCACGGAGCTCGTGGACGGCCTCTCGAACTGGTACGTCCGGAGGTCGCGCGAGCGCTTCTGGCGCTCCACCTGGGACGACGACAAACGCGCGGCCTACGCCACGCTCTACGAGGTGCTCGTCGGCCTCGCGAAGATGCTCGCGCCGTTCGTGCCGTTCATGGCCGAGTCGATCTACCAAAACCTGGTCGTGGGCTGCCGCGCGCCAGGGGCCGCCGAGAGCGTGCACCTCGTCGACTGGCCGACGGCGGACACGTCCCTCGTCGACGCAGCCCTCGTGCGGAAGATGGACGCCGTGCGCGAGCTCGTGAGCCTCGGGCTCCAGGTGCGCACGCAGGCCAAGGCGAAGGTGCGCCAACCGCTCCGCACGGCCCACGTGGTCCTCTCGGACGACGTGCTCCGCGAGGGGCTCGCGGCCGCCGAGGGCATGATCAAAGACGAGCTCAACGTGCTCGGGCTCGCGTTCGTCGCGGGGGCCGACGTCGACACGTTCGTCACCTACCGCCTCAAGCCGAACTTCCGCACGCTCGGGCAGCGCGGGCTCGGCAAAGAGGCGCAGAAGCTCAAGAAATCGTTGGGAGATTTGCCCTCGGGCGAGGCCGCGAAGCTCCTCGCCGAGGTGCGCGCGACCGGGTCGTCGACGTTCGACGGCGTCACGCTCTCCATCGAGGACCTCGAGGTGGCGTTCGACACGCGCGAGGGCTTCTCGGCGGCGGGCGGGCGCCTCGGGGTGGTCGCGCTCGACACGCGCCTCGACGACGAGCTCCGAGAGCTCGGCCTCGTCCGCGAGCTCACGAATCGTGTGCAGAATGCACGAAAAGACGCGAAGCTCGAGCTCGCCGATCGGATCGTCCTCCGCGTCGCGGGGCCCGAGCCCGTACGTGCCGCGCTCGCCGCGCACGGCGCGAGGCTCTCGGACGACGTGCTCGCGGTGTCTCTCGAGGTGGTGTCGGAGCTCCCGCCCGAGGCCGACCCCGGCGAGCACCGCGACGCGTCGGACGTCGAAGGGCACGCCGTGATCGTCGCGCTCCGCAAAGCCCCGTGA
- the bioB gene encoding biotin synthase BioB — translation MSSPRFDKATVRALYDRPLLPLIDEARKVHREHHPDNEVQLCTLLSVKTGGCPEDCSYCPQSSKYETNVEPEKMLDVESVIASARRAKELGSTRFCMGAAWREVKEGPAFDRVLEMVRGVKGLGLEACVTLGMLDESQAKRLHEAGLDAYNHNLDTSRENYKSIIRTRTFDDRIKTLENVRKAGITVCSGGIIGMGESDDDRCEMLRTLANLEPQPESVPINALVPVEGTPLADRPPVDPLDLVRMIAVARILMPKSRVRLSAGRESMTREAQMLCMLAGANSIFFGEKLLTTANPAESDDLALLRDAGLGMMAPSV, via the coding sequence ATGTCGTCTCCCCGCTTCGACAAGGCCACCGTCCGCGCCCTCTACGATCGACCGCTTCTGCCCCTCATCGACGAGGCGCGCAAGGTCCACCGGGAGCACCACCCCGACAACGAGGTCCAGCTCTGCACGCTCCTCAGCGTGAAGACGGGAGGTTGCCCGGAGGACTGCTCGTACTGCCCGCAGTCGTCGAAATACGAGACGAACGTCGAGCCGGAGAAGATGCTCGACGTGGAGAGCGTGATCGCGAGCGCTCGCCGCGCGAAGGAGCTCGGCTCGACACGCTTCTGCATGGGCGCCGCGTGGCGCGAGGTGAAAGAGGGGCCGGCGTTCGATCGGGTGCTCGAGATGGTGCGCGGGGTGAAGGGCCTCGGCCTCGAGGCGTGTGTCACGCTCGGCATGCTCGACGAGAGCCAGGCGAAGCGCCTCCACGAGGCCGGGCTCGACGCCTACAACCACAACCTCGACACGAGCCGCGAGAACTACAAGTCGATCATTCGCACCCGCACCTTCGACGACCGTATCAAGACGCTCGAGAACGTGCGGAAGGCCGGCATCACCGTGTGCTCGGGTGGGATCATCGGCATGGGCGAGAGCGACGACGATCGTTGCGAGATGCTGCGAACCCTGGCGAACCTCGAGCCTCAGCCCGAGAGCGTGCCGATCAACGCGCTCGTCCCGGTCGAAGGGACGCCCCTCGCCGATCGCCCGCCGGTCGATCCCCTGGATCTCGTTCGCATGATCGCCGTGGCGCGTATCCTCATGCCGAAGTCGCGTGTGCGCCTCTCGGCGGGCCGCGAGTCGATGACGCGCGAAGCACAGATGCTCTGCATGCTGGCCGGGGCGAACTCGATCTTCTTCGGAGAGAAGCTCCTCACGACCGCGAACCCGGCCGAGTCCGACGACCTCGCGCTCCTCCGCGACGCCGGCCTCGGGATGATGGCCCCGAGCGTCTGA
- a CDS encoding glycosyltransferase family 39 protein, which produces MAAKKGARPRKTRGPSPASPAEARATAEAAPIPREVIGLGLVSALGLAIHTYAAGVVGFGDSEALYATYAQHPQLGYLDHPGLVGAVAGLIGHGTSPRPADAHILTSLVGALVPPLVAATASIAGASLRRAAIAGLVVAVTPMIAIGLFALTPDLLLAPLWLLALALGAFAAREEGTPRAARALAALGLVAGAATWAKASGSLIFLVMFVSAFRERSGRRATLFGAALGLLVVAPLVTHEVSAGFPMLRHRLIETQEGLPPLVKGAGSLTLGQLLYISPGFVVLAALRGKKLSASLRASRPEVRFLALATALPAAGLALISLASRQAEPHWMGPAWLSFVVLVAACPDEVPSPSRRALVASTLGAAVISAAVHAWILVPSAASLAPRSYDPRYDIANELFGWPDATSALREELSEGDVIVGPHWVVCAQVAAAIPGARVGCDTPIRDDFDGWLPRDVWRSAPRVHYVKDTRFDARPEAALPAHTKIAERRVTVYRGGRPTRTFTLTTFAREARKAP; this is translated from the coding sequence ATGGCGGCGAAGAAGGGCGCGCGCCCGCGCAAGACACGAGGTCCCTCGCCCGCCTCTCCCGCCGAGGCTCGCGCGACCGCCGAGGCGGCCCCGATCCCGCGCGAGGTCATCGGGCTCGGGCTCGTCTCGGCCCTCGGCCTCGCCATCCACACGTACGCCGCGGGCGTGGTCGGCTTCGGAGACAGCGAGGCCCTCTACGCCACGTACGCGCAGCATCCTCAGCTCGGGTACCTCGATCACCCGGGCCTCGTCGGTGCGGTGGCGGGCCTCATCGGGCATGGCACCTCGCCGCGCCCGGCCGACGCGCACATCCTTACGTCGCTCGTGGGCGCCCTCGTGCCGCCGCTCGTGGCGGCCACGGCGTCGATCGCCGGCGCGAGCCTCCGTCGTGCGGCCATCGCCGGGCTCGTCGTCGCGGTCACCCCGATGATCGCGATCGGGCTCTTCGCCCTCACCCCCGACCTCCTGCTCGCGCCGCTCTGGCTGCTCGCGCTCGCCCTCGGGGCGTTCGCCGCGCGCGAAGAGGGCACCCCACGAGCGGCGCGTGCGCTCGCCGCCCTGGGCCTCGTCGCGGGCGCGGCGACATGGGCCAAGGCATCGGGATCATTAATCTTTCTCGTCATGTTCGTGTCGGCGTTCCGCGAGCGTTCGGGCCGGCGGGCCACGCTCTTCGGCGCAGCGCTCGGGCTCCTCGTCGTCGCGCCGCTCGTCACCCACGAGGTCTCGGCGGGGTTCCCCATGCTCCGGCACCGCCTCATCGAGACCCAAGAGGGCCTGCCTCCGCTCGTGAAGGGCGCGGGGTCGCTCACGCTGGGGCAGCTCCTCTACATTTCGCCCGGGTTCGTCGTGCTCGCGGCGCTCCGCGGGAAGAAGCTCTCCGCGTCCCTCCGGGCCTCACGTCCCGAGGTCCGCTTCCTCGCGCTCGCGACCGCGCTCCCTGCGGCTGGGCTCGCCCTGATTTCGCTCGCGAGCCGCCAGGCCGAGCCTCACTGGATGGGCCCCGCGTGGCTCTCGTTCGTGGTGCTCGTCGCCGCGTGCCCGGACGAGGTGCCCTCGCCTTCCCGGCGCGCGCTCGTGGCATCGACCCTCGGCGCCGCCGTGATCTCGGCTGCCGTGCACGCGTGGATCCTCGTCCCGAGCGCGGCAAGTCTCGCCCCACGGTCGTACGATCCCCGCTACGACATCGCGAACGAGCTCTTCGGTTGGCCCGACGCGACGAGCGCGCTCCGCGAGGAGCTCTCCGAGGGGGACGTCATCGTCGGCCCCCATTGGGTCGTGTGCGCTCAGGTCGCCGCCGCGATCCCCGGGGCGCGCGTCGGATGCGACACCCCCATCCGCGACGACTTCGACGGCTGGCTTCCCCGCGACGTGTGGCGAAGCGCGCCGAGGGTGCACTACGTGAAAGATACACGTTTCGATGCGCGCCCCGAAGCGGCCCTCCCGGCACATACGAAGATCGCAGAGCGCCGGGTCACGGTGTACCGAGGCGGGCGACCGACCCGTACGTTCACCCTGACGACCTTCGCGCGAGAGGCACGAAAAGCCCCCTGA
- the lpxB gene encoding lipid-A-disaccharide synthase, with the protein MSDAAKLLVVAGEASGDRAGAAVVRALREDPRVSSLGFGGTALAHEGTRLVGHLRETTAVGLTAPLRSARELARVFRALVAAARDERPNVALLVNYTELNMRLARELRPLGVRIVWYIAPQIWAWREGRAKTLRGLVDRLCVILPFEEDLWRAKGVDASYVGHPALETRGLPRDEARTVLSLTSRAKTVAILPGSRPHEVRALLPAMLEAYEHVRHDRASVDGRLLLAPSLDDTTRAFALDAAKRIALEPLEVDATAGIGRILPAFDAALVASGTASLECAIAGVVPVVAYKVDLVTEAFARLLLRTPHVALPNVLLGRRAFDELVQRDVGPTSLAHALARALDDDARKEACAEVVRMLGDRRSPSAEVARIVRPYLFG; encoded by the coding sequence GTGAGCGACGCGGCGAAGCTGCTCGTCGTCGCGGGCGAGGCCTCGGGGGATCGGGCCGGAGCGGCCGTCGTGCGGGCGCTGCGCGAGGATCCGCGGGTCTCGTCGCTCGGCTTCGGGGGGACCGCGCTCGCCCACGAGGGGACGAGGCTCGTCGGCCACCTCCGGGAGACCACGGCCGTCGGTCTCACCGCCCCCCTCCGGTCGGCCCGCGAGCTCGCCCGGGTCTTTCGAGCGCTCGTCGCGGCGGCTCGAGACGAACGACCGAACGTGGCGCTGCTCGTGAACTACACCGAGCTCAACATGCGCCTCGCGCGTGAGCTGCGGCCGCTCGGCGTGCGCATCGTGTGGTACATCGCCCCACAAATCTGGGCGTGGCGCGAGGGGCGCGCGAAGACGCTGCGCGGGCTCGTCGATCGCCTCTGCGTGATCCTCCCGTTCGAGGAAGACCTCTGGCGCGCCAAAGGCGTCGACGCGAGCTACGTGGGCCACCCGGCGCTCGAGACCCGCGGCCTCCCGCGGGACGAGGCCCGTACGGTGCTCTCGCTCACGAGCCGCGCGAAGACCGTCGCCATCCTGCCCGGCAGCCGCCCGCACGAGGTTCGTGCGCTCTTGCCCGCGATGCTCGAGGCGTACGAGCACGTCCGCCACGATCGAGCGAGCGTGGACGGGAGGCTCCTGCTCGCCCCGAGCCTCGACGACACGACGCGCGCGTTCGCCCTCGACGCGGCCAAGCGCATCGCGCTCGAACCGCTCGAGGTCGACGCGACCGCCGGCATCGGGCGCATCTTGCCGGCCTTCGACGCGGCGCTGGTCGCGTCGGGGACGGCCTCCCTCGAGTGCGCGATCGCCGGGGTCGTGCCGGTCGTCGCCTACAAGGTCGATCTCGTGACCGAGGCGTTCGCGAGGCTCCTGCTTCGCACGCCGCACGTCGCTTTGCCGAACGTGCTCCTCGGTCGCCGCGCCTTCGACGAGCTCGTCCAGCGGGACGTCGGCCCGACATCCCTCGCCCACGCGCTCGCGCGCGCCCTCGACGACGACGCCCGAAAAGAGGCCTGCGCCGAGGTCGTGCGGATGCTCGGTGACAGGCGCTCCCCTTCGGCCGAGGTCGCCCGGATCGTGCGGCCCTACCTCTTCGGCTGA
- a CDS encoding HRDC domain-containing protein: protein MASLCTDLLREPIVAVDVESNGLFAYTPRLCVVQIATPVAVFVIDSLKLDVAGLAEVFRDGPATIVHDLGFDARMLHRAGAPLCSVHDTALAASLLGRPATGLGSVLKSELGLTVDKSLQHADWAKRPLGERELAYLATDVVHLFRLWEVLSAEAEAKGITAELTEETRYRLAEAARPGEDDRPALARLKGVDRAKTADLPLLRALTEAREELARSLDVPAYKVVNADVLFAVAAERPTSLARLERIPGAHRGRGRALSRTFLELVQKTHPPLTAEELAAIHPPKLPEPERRERRAREDRLTGWRKAEAERREVSPQVVLPGHVLRRLSSRAPKTVHELADVDGLGAFRIERYGDALLSALAGPETP from the coding sequence TTGGCCTCGCTCTGCACGGACCTCCTTCGTGAGCCCATCGTGGCGGTCGACGTCGAGTCGAACGGCCTCTTCGCGTACACGCCGCGCCTGTGCGTGGTCCAGATCGCGACGCCCGTCGCGGTGTTCGTCATCGACAGCCTGAAGCTCGACGTCGCGGGCCTCGCCGAGGTGTTCCGCGACGGGCCGGCGACCATCGTCCACGACCTCGGGTTCGACGCGCGCATGTTGCATCGGGCCGGGGCACCGCTCTGCAGCGTCCACGACACGGCGCTCGCGGCTTCCCTCCTCGGTCGGCCGGCCACGGGGCTCGGGTCGGTGCTGAAGAGCGAGCTCGGCCTGACCGTCGACAAGTCCCTCCAGCACGCCGACTGGGCCAAGCGCCCCCTCGGGGAGCGGGAGCTTGCGTACCTCGCGACGGACGTCGTCCACCTCTTTCGCCTGTGGGAGGTGCTCTCGGCCGAAGCCGAGGCGAAGGGCATCACCGCGGAGCTCACCGAAGAGACCCGCTACCGCCTCGCCGAGGCTGCGCGTCCGGGGGAGGACGACCGCCCCGCGCTCGCTCGACTGAAGGGCGTCGACCGCGCGAAGACCGCGGACCTGCCGCTCCTCCGCGCGCTCACCGAGGCTCGCGAAGAGCTCGCGCGCTCGCTCGACGTACCGGCCTACAAGGTCGTGAACGCGGACGTGCTCTTCGCCGTCGCGGCCGAACGACCTACCTCGCTCGCGCGCCTCGAGCGAATCCCCGGCGCGCATCGGGGGCGGGGCCGCGCGCTGTCGCGGACGTTCCTCGAGCTCGTCCAGAAGACGCACCCTCCGCTCACCGCCGAAGAGCTCGCCGCCATCCACCCGCCGAAGCTCCCCGAGCCGGAGCGGAGGGAGCGACGCGCGCGCGAGGACCGCCTCACGGGCTGGCGGAAAGCCGAGGCCGAGCGCCGCGAGGTGAGCCCGCAGGTCGTGCTCCCCGGCCACGTGCTCCGCCGGCTCTCGTCGCGGGCGCCGAAGACCGTCCACGAGCTCGCGGACGTCGACGGGCTCGGGGCGTTCCGGATCGAGCGCTACGGCGATGCGCTGCTCTCTGCGCTCGCGGGGCCCGAGACGCCGTGA